ACAGTAAGCTTTTATCTTTGCTAACAAAATTGTCAAACCTTGACAGAACATTCCGCGAGTTGCCAATCTGTTTCGACATCAAATGGAAAGAAAGGTCGTACCACTCTGAAATTCGGTGTccagcaaaagaagaaaacattaaaCCTATAATTCAAGAGCAATTAAAAAATGACTCAATCCTCAAAGGCCACACGACAACTTGAAATTGTCAATTTTTAGACCGCGTTTAATGGTAAAAATGCATGTGCTTTCAAATGATAAATCCGCATCCAGCACATAATATACAGATCTGATTCATATCAGTTGGAATCTGTCACAGGTACGAAGAAACAGCTAAAAAGGTGACACGGTCACTACAGAGCGGTACGCTACGCACATGACGGGCAGAACTTGCCCCGTGCAGAACCACAACCATACTTGTCCACTGAATCAAGCCTGTAAGCAACGCTCGTACTGTACCTACACGAGAAAACAAATCTGGGGTTTAATACACCACCAGAAACCAGAACTATGATCACGTCCACTGCAACAACACAGTTACCGTCAAATCCTCTCAAAGGCACTGCGCCGCTACCCCACGGTCAGCTAAGCTATTGTTAAACGCGATATATTAGCTTGAGAGGATGATGGCACACCACCAAAATTCTCCAATTGTATGAATAAGTACAATAAAATTCTGCTAGTGAAGTTAATTTGTATAGCCACCACATAACCATGCATGGCCGTTGCAAACATGATATCCACCGAACAAAGAGAAGCATATTTGGAAATATTTCAAACTGATTTCGGGCAAGTGATGCACAAGCATTCAATAGAGAAAGAGAGGTTCTGGTTCGTCACAGCCCTTCGATATGTTCAAACCATGAGTGCAGTCAAGAAGTGCTCTGATGAAGCATGCGATCCAATAAGATGCATTACTTGGACAAAGGAAAGCCAAACAAGCAACATGCAAATGAGATGCTCTCTTCATCAGTAAAATGAGCGCCATCACATGGGAGGAGTCCTCCGTCTCACATGAAACATAGAATCGAGAGTTGAGATGCATCGGCTGAAATCTCGATATAAAAAGTCGATCAGGTGCTCAATGAGTGAAACAAATTTACAGAATATCAGGCAACTGTAACTGTTTTCCTAATTAAGAACAAAACATCCTAGATGTCAACTTTCAATCCCTCACTATTCCAGACCTACAAGTACACCATATTGTGAAGTAATATAACGACATTAAAGATGCTTTTTCAATATTATTCGCCTATATCTACCTCGCCATTCACCATAATATCTATAGAAGAGGAGCTCCTTGCACCATGCTTCACCTCCCACCGTAATAGCTTGCATATGCTGCATCTATGTCTGCAATGCTCAAAGAACTTCCATGAGAAATAACAGTAATGATAGGACCAAAAACCACTTCTACATCCAACCATCCATCATTATCAAAACATAAAACAAAGGGAATTCTAACCACTTTAGCCAACAACTGTCCAATTATCACTTCTCCGAAAAACGTGAAACAGAAACTACGTGCTACCTAAATGTCAATCTATTCCAAGTTTACCCTGAGTGTGGATTGCTCCAACACAAGGAAAGAAGAATGAAACATAGTACATCCCTTGTTTTCTATGCACTTCAATGTAAAAGGCTCCTTCAGACCATGGTTAAATAAGATTACATACTAAAATTATAATACTGCCTTTTGTAAAACACACATTTAAGCATAAGATTATAATGTAACAATATATCACGAAAGAGTACAATGACTATGTTGGGTCATCACCAGAAAGGATTTAGTACACATTGCAAATGTAATAAAATGGAACGAGCATGATAAATTGCAGAGTGGTTGGGAATGAACTGTTCTAGTGTTTCTTATCCACCTCGTGCTATGTGAAGCTCTATTGCAACATACACGACAAATTTGATTTGGCGTTTGAGTTTTTGTGGAGGATTGGCTTCCACACCGATACATATCCAAACCAGCCTAGTTAACAAGTCCAACTCTATTGATAGTATCTTCTTCCAATGTCAATTCCTTCATCACCAGTTTTGCAATACTGCATGTCATGTCATCTTATCTTGATACAATATAGCAAAAACACAAAAGCAGAGCACAAGCAGATCCAGGCCTAGCAAGCACGGGGTGTCAGCTAAAGAATGGGGGAGGCAAGGAAATATGGAGTAATGAGGTACCTGAAAAAGAACTAATGTGATTCATTGATGCGCATTGACGTAATTTACTGAGCCCTGTTGACCAAACTGCCATATTAACCAAAGAACACAAAAATTAGGGCATATCATGAAGTATTCACTTTGCCAGTCAACAATTAGCTATAATCTAAGCACAATCAAACCACTTAACAGCACAGACACTATTCTCAACCACATTTTACTGTTTCAAAAAATTTACCTGAAAACGTCTCATTCTATTGAATGAAATTATTTGCATAGAGCAGAGAAGAAAACTGTAACACTTCTTATTtgcctttttttggtgccgtaTTTGAGGGTAGAGTGCCCCATATCATTGGGTATTATCTCGGTTAAGGTAGAAAAGCACACCAATCCCCTTCTGCAATACATTATGGACTGGTCGTTTCTGATCTGACAAGGGACTTTGCACAATATCACCTCACTGATTGTAGGTTTGTGTGGTATCATGAGTTCATGATTCATTCAGAGTTTTGGGAACAATAAGACAACATCTATAAATGGTTAGAactatatatatagagagagagagagagagagagacctgtgGATTCATATAGCCCACAGGCTGATTCAATGAAGCCTGCTGAACATACtgcaaatcaacaaaaaatggGAAGTATAAGACAATATGAGATCTATAGATATTAGCTGAAAAACTCAAGACTTTCATTTTGAAAGTATGGCCCCCAAACATTTATCATGTTTTAAAGAGAAGAGACACTGCTGCACACCTGGACATTCTGACCAGGCTGACCTCCTGAAACATCCTTTCGAGCTGAACCATCTCCACCCCTTGCAGAACCTTTGGTGTCGCCCTATAAAGAGATTAATATACACAACCTCATTGAACACAACTAAACCAATTAACCAAAAAAACTAAGAAACTATGATAGTGTAAAATAACAGACCTCTAACTGTTCCATTGCAGCCATCAATGTGATCATCCCCGATTGAGACATTAATCCAAAGAGGAAGCATGTGTCAGAAAAAAGCATAATGAAAATGTACAAAATCTAAAgatacaaaaaattaaagaatggaGATATCAATGTTTTAAAagccaaaaaacaaaatcaattcccTTTAACTTATTTCTTAAGCCAACAAAGCACCATTATATATTAGCACATTTTCATTGCACAACACATTCTAATTATCTAACTTGAAGTAGCTCTAATACAATGTTCAGAGCCAAAAATGCTAAAGCACGATACAGAAGGATGCAACTGTCATTGTTAGCAAGAGATTGGCTTTTACAAACCACTCAATTAGTAGTGGCTGCAATAAGAGGAAACCAACGGCATCATGGAACTACTGTAGAATGGCAAAAAGGATGCACTTCAccataaaacaaacaaaaaataatcatcTCTACAGCCCCGACAACAGAGTAGTAGCTGCTCCACAAGCTTCAGCACCATAAAGTACTCCAGAATATCATTAGCTATCCACAAGTCAACTAAACTAAGGCTGTAACCCCCGGCATTAACATAGCAAAAGTGCCATTTGTGTAAGGCAGTGAAACGGCAGCTCTAGTTCTCAGAATTTTAGAACATATacaaaaacagagaaagagaaggcaaagaaaaggagaaggggCAATAActgaaataaaagaaacttaAACAAGACAGTTTTTTCCAGCCATCAGTGACATCTCACTGCAAGCTCGACCTCAACcaacttaaaaaattataggTTTATTTCCCTAAAACATCGAGTACTTTGATGGTCAGCCAAGCAGCCATCACAACAACTGAAGCATTTATATACGTAAAAAAAGTCACACATAGATAGGAAGCATAACTTACCTCTCTATACCTAGCCAGGTAAACCTTGAGTGGCTCAATATACTCTTCAAACCCCAAGGTTGCCATCGCCCATAACAAGTCATCACCATTAATTgtctttctcttctccttttggCATTTGTCACTTGCCCTAAAGAGAATCCGAATAAAACAAAACTACTGAGTAGGAATTTCTATGgcatttttctagtttctccAATAACTTTTCACCCAGGAAACCCATCCTGATGCGGAAATCGACAGAGCAAAGTCAATATTGTTTTTCCAACGAGAGCAATcccaaagagagaagaaaacccAGCCACCAATCAGGAAATCAAATTCGACTCCAACAACAGCGATCAGAATCGCAAAAACCAAAGACCTAATCCACGCGTAGACCCCACTTAAAGCAGGAAGCGGGCAGTGAAGTGAACTGATAGAACCAATGATACCGACCCACAATCTGCGCACACAATCCAAGCAAAACAAGACCCATTCCAAGCGAGCAAAACGAAATCCGTAGCACGTACTCGCTGGTTATGAAGCTGATAAACTCGGAGACGCACTCCTGGACAGTGTCCTTGGCGTCCTTGGCGATCTTCCCATTGGCCGGCAGCGCCTTCTTCATGATGCGGCTGATGTTCGCGATCGGCAGGTACCTATCCTGCTCCCTCACGCCGCCCGACTGCGGGCTCTGCTCGCCGCCGCTCTCGTGGCTCCCACCGCCCATCGGACTCGCCGGTGCTTCCGCCATCTTATCAATAACCCAGCCTGctccccccacccccaaaaaaaaaaaaaaaaaaaaccaaaacaaaaagagcGAAACCCTATGTTTAGCAACGCCATGCCTAGCTACAGAAATGGATGTACTTATACAAAGCGCGTACAAAAATTACGTATCCATGTCCTATATCCGCATTCATCAACCAAGAAATTCGAAGGAAGAAAAACCCTCAATCTACCAAAGAAATCGCCGCCGATCGATCAAGCACGCGCCGGACTAATCGACCGCGAACCGCGAGGCGCGTCGGAATCGAACGCCCCGCCGTCGATTCGCCGCGCGCGCATCCGCAATCCGACATGAAGCCGGGGGGGAAGGAAACCCTAGGAGAACCTCGGAGTCCCGCGCACGCGCccggaagagagagaaagggagatagagagagagagaggaagagagagagggagagagagagagcgacgaACCTGGAAgggagaggaagggagagaggaggagtGAGAATTCGATTCGTATTTGGCGCGCGCGtcgcggttttttttttttttttgggggttttttataagggagggagagatctgACGACGGAGAAGAAAGGGCAGAGCGCgcagagagaggaagaagaagatcgaTCGGAGGAATGAATGGGATTGGATGAACTTTGaagctttcctttttgaagaagaatgttttcctttctcctttctccttttattttcttttttctttttttaactttttcatttttgggagGTTTAATCTTTGTCGCGTTTATGGGAATTCTCGGCTCCCGTTCGGCGGTCGTCTCATGGGCCTTAGCTGGGCTCGCTCTCGGCGGGCCCAATTCACTACGTTAAGATTGAACCACCTTGCCATCCTGCAATCGAGTCATCTCCGGTCCTGGAAATCTGAGCTGTGTCGATCCTCATATGATGCTCAACCCAATTACATGGGGCATCGGCGCGTGCGATCGGAAGACGAAAACCCTCGGGGTCATTCGGTAGAACGCGGATGGGCAAGTTCGGTTCCATAGATATGCAGCGTGACTAGGCTTGTTCGGTTCTTTAAATATGCGGCAAGAATGGGATGAATAGAGCGTCATACTCCACAAGGATTAGGATTAGCAAAGCTGTGAGTGCTTTTCTGACTGTCCTATCGTTTTCTTGTGTACTTCATTAGAATGAGAGAAATCCCTTTTCGGGTTACTCGAGTGCGTGAAACGAGCCGGTAGTATCGGATGCATGAAAAGGCCAAGGAACGCTGTCCCGTTCCGGTCAATGAtaccccagagagagagagagaaagatacaATCTCTAAAATCTTTGATTTGGAGATAGGTTCTTGTTACACTCATCTCAGTAAAGCACACAAAGAAGAGGCAGCGTTCCGTTCTTTCTTTCGAGGGTCCGCGATGCTGCGTCTAATGAAGCCGGCACGCGACATCCTCACATGATTGCTCGCTCCCGAGAATGGCTCCGGTTCTCAGCACCCATCCAAGGGATGAAGTAGAGTTCCCAGGAGGGGTTTACTGCGATGTCATGCTGTTCCTCAGATCATCTGGTTCCCCAACGGCAGACCAAGAATCGTTCAAAACATAATGTCTGAAATCCCTTATGGTAACACAGATCATAAGGCAAAAGTGAAATCATCGCGATTGTATGCCGCTCTTCCGCATTTGGAATCAGTAGATCCATCACTCTTAGATCATTCTGCACGTTCCATGCGAAATACAGTTAAACCAAAAGAAACCGGATGCAGTCATGCATGTTTTTTCCTTATTCactgaaagaaaagagaaaaaaaaaaaagacataagtTTTCTGTCATTACTACGCAATGGACAAAGCTTCTCTATGGTAGTACATGGGTAATTTTTGCGAGGGATACGGCAGTAGCACCAGACATACATCCCGACatgtaaataaaaattggctgaaatttcaaaataatgatTGTGATCTTACTCGAGTTGACAGATGCGGGACATTCGGAAGCATTTCTTTTTGGCTTAGGAAGGCTCATGATGAATCCAACAAGTGCCCTTCTAACATTGCTTTCTCCATGATCTCCTTCTGGTCCTCAAACACAGAAGCATCAGATCAGATGGTTTCACGTAACACGTGAAAGATACATAACAGCAAATGTCATTTACCTGGATCATTCTCGTGATCATCCCTGGACCATCCTGGTTTCCAGcagataaaaagagaaatgatgACATCAATAATGACAGGAGCCAAAGAAAACTTCAACGAATCATGCTGTCAAAACATTCACAGACCTGAAACTGCTTCTCTTTCCAGGACACCTCTTTGTAGGTCCTTGATTCTAGTGACGCATATTCACTTGGAACTAGAATTGCATCCACATGCTGCAGAAGCCTCAAACCATCTGCAGCCACCAAAAACCACATGGAAACTAATAACTATCGTCCCCCAACTATTGCTAGGAAAAGCTCGAAGTCTGCATGTGATTAGGCTGGTCTATGTTATGGTAAATATACCTCCACTAGTCAGCCATTCTTATCTAAATGGGTTATAATAACTACATGGCTCCAGGAAATATTTACGCACTCAAGTCTAACTAAGCAATTCAATTCAGAACACGAGCCATCGATTGATACAACCTTCAATGCAAGCTAAAATACCATCTCAGCATCTGACCAACCAAGCATGCAAATCCACATCTTAAAATCATAGTAGAAATAAGGGTTTCCTTCTAAATTCCAACAAGACCAAGAGATTCATGGTGCAGATCTCTGCAGAAGACAGTACAGGCATAATACTATAGCTGGtggcaaaagagagagagattttactCGTGATAAAGGCCTCTTCCCAAAGCCCATGCATTGACCACGAAGGTGCCACTTCTCGAAATGGAATTCCCTTGCTCAAGCATACTCTGCATGTCCCATTGACATCAATGATGATGTTAGAAGCATAAAAGAAATGAGCTTTTTCTTTGCATTGAAACTCATCGTCTATAACAATGTCTCAAAATCGGGAGAACTTGATAATCATCACAAGAGTGTGCACTAGCTCAGCCTCGCTTAGTTTATAATCGACCAAACAAGGATAATATGTCTCATTTTTCTGGCGACACAGCAATCAGTTTTTTCATGTAGATCAATAGCTGTGTAAGCTCCAAAAAGGGTTCTCCACAAGTGGTGGACTTACTCGATCACAAGTTGCCTTAGAACACCAGGAAGGACACCATCACTTACAGGAGCTGTCTGCACTTCAAGAGAGGAATAAACATTCGTCCCTGAATGCACACCTTTCCCATTGTCTTCACCATTGTCCTGAAAAGAGCATTTAGTCAGGCACTTAGAGCTGAAAAATAACCCATCGAACTGTAGATTCCCAGCCACGCAATTTTAACATTTCTTTCCAATAAGTAAAATGAACAATGGAAGTTCAAGATCGTCATTTACTGTCATTGATTTGAAATGGACACATAACCGAAACACAAGATATGTCATCTCAAATGAGCAAATCATAATTTTCCGAGTTTCTGGCGTCCATTTTCTGCAATAATAGCCACTGAGAGACATGAAATGAGAATAACTATCCACAAGCATTGAAGCTGTAACTAGTGACCCTCATCAAGAATGGCAAGTTATTGAAGCATGACCAAGAACCTTCAGGGCAATTGAATTTCTGTTAAAATGAATGCCTTCTTAGATGCTCACCTTGCGGCAGACAATGAAAAAGTTAGTTATAGTTCCCTCAAGTATATGATCACCATCATCTGACAGCAATAGCTCAGTCACAGAAGGAGGCCTCAACTGCTCCAGAGGCTTCCTGAGCCTGTCAACAAAATGAAACTGGCCTAAGATCCACAGGAACAGAAAAGGTTGTCAGAAACTAATACGAGGAACCCAGAGAGTTGTAATAATATGTGCTGGCCTGGCAGTGGTAAATGTAGCTTATTAAAAGAAGATTCTGAAAACAACACGTAAAGGATTCATCAAGAGTTGAACTAAAGTTTCAGTTAATTATAGAAGAGCATAGTGAATGAAAATACATCAACTTGTGATACGTACTAAAAAGTTagacatttaatttattttaagaaaaacaaagacCAAAGATCATGGTAAATTTCTTAAGGAGCTTGCAACCTAACCTTACCCAATCCGAATACTTTGCGGCAGCGACACTCCTCCCTCTTCCCACCAAAGCCAATCGTGCGCCGCTTTGCCCAGCACCAAACACAGGGGGAACATAAGCACTGACATGAACATGAACATCGAGAACACAATCGACCCTCTTTCTACCCACATGCACAGATTTCCTCAAACTCTCCAAATTCCCACTAAGCAAAACCGTGATGGCCAATTCCTGCCCCATTTCTCTATCTCTCATCGCGCGAGGCAGCACCTTCCTCGTCGACTCATTAACCAAATCCGGAATGCCCGGTTCCCACACTGACAGGGCCATCGACGACGCGGACGACGCATCCACAGGCCAGCTTGATCCGAACAGAAACCGCGGCTCCGAATTCAACAGGATCTTCGCGGAGTTGATCAGCCTGTTCAGGTGCCTCCCCCAGAACAAGATGCAGGAACCATCGTTGTGAGTCCGAGTGGTCGTGTACGCCCCTGACACAGTTTCCGCAATGCCCATAATCAGGTACCTCATGCATAAGCGTGCACATGCAGAACCTATAGCTCACGACTCCATTATGAACATGCAGTTTCTTCCAATTACAGCAGACAAGACTCTGTCTGAGGAATTCGAGAGTCGCAAGCTCCGATGAAACCGGTCACTAAACCGTTCCGACAGGCTAGATTTCATCCCTTACTCGAAGCTACAGACATGGGAAAATAGCCGGAAGAAAACACGCCGGACTCGACTCCTACCCAGGAAAGAGAACAGAAAAGGGTGTCAGAAAGACGGTACCCGGATGGGTTTCGAGGAAGGAAGCGACGGTGGGAGCATCGGAGGACTGAGAAATGACGCCATTGCTCAGCAGGAACCTGCAAGTCGACATGGTTTCTAGCTTCCCTTCTCGCCGCCTCAAGAGAAAGGACTGATGCACAATTGCACGTATCAAAACAACACGGATCGAAATCGGCGTTTTGAAGAAGATGGGCCGTGGCCATTGACTTTGAAGCCCAGGCCCAATAAGATTCACTactttcctaaaaaataaacaaacggcTTAATATATAAATAACTTCGTTTTTTCCCCTATATATATTCCTAAATTCTGACATTGTTGCTTGCAAACGAGTGATCACTcttacaattttcatttttttccttctcatttaaCTTATTGAAGAGATTAAATTCGCAGCGAAATTTCCCCTTTTAGCAAGAAAATTAGTTTTATGTACGCGTAATTCAAAAAATGGCACAAATTTCATACGtataattatgattattgatCGTTATTCATTAACTATCGACACTTCCCATGCTATGTGTTTTTTTAACCATCATTCATCAATGACAATTATTTAGTTTTATTAGTAATTCGGTTGTTGATAATTAGCCTTTAGTCTTTAGTCATCAATTACCGACATGACCAAACaagctaaatttttttttctcaagtgcttctcttgttttttcttttctttttatcacacATGTCACCAAGTCAATAATCAAATCTAGTTTCAATGGTAACTGGACAAATCGAATTTTGTGCTCCATTAAGAAGATTACATCAAAGACATTGTGGaaatccaaattgaaaaattaacagTCAATCAACAAAACCATGTTGAAAAATCACCAAATTATGAACAGTccgatattatttttttctaaagaacTTTATAAAATGTTAGCTGTTGAcactttttccccctcttttttccctcttcttcccaaGGGGGGAAAATTCTCAAATGGGGTCTAACCAGCCTTTCTTGGCGTGATGAAGTGAAGCATTAAAGCCAGAATCCACCACTAAATGCAGCAATATCTCCATAAACGGCAAAGGAAATCCAGTCCCATTTAAGTTCTTGCCTGCGAGGACTGCAGCGGTTTTACCAAAACAAGCCAAGGCGGCCAGAAGGAAAATGTTCATGCAtggtttttcccctttttgtaCGGATGAATACGGTCGAGACTATCCCATTCGATTAGCAAGTGACAAGAAAGTCTACATCAGGCAA
This Eucalyptus grandis isolate ANBG69807.140 chromosome 7, ASM1654582v1, whole genome shotgun sequence DNA region includes the following protein-coding sequences:
- the LOC104454181 gene encoding nuclear transcription factor Y subunit B-1; the protein is MAEAPASPMGGGSHESGGEQSPQSGGVREQDRYLPIANISRIMKKALPANGKIAKDAKDTVQECVSEFISFITSEASDKCQKEKRKTINGDDLLWAMATLGFEEYIEPLKVYLARYRELEGDTKGSARGGDGSARKDVSGGQPGQNVQYVQQASLNQPVGYMNPQFGQQGSVNYVNAHQ
- the LOC104454180 gene encoding uncharacterized protein LOC104454180 isoform X1, which produces MSTCRFLLSNGVISQSSDAPTVASFLETHPGAYTTTRTHNDGSCILFWGRHLNRLINSAKILLNSEPRFLFGSSWPVDASSASSMALSVWEPGIPDLVNESTRKVLPRAMRDREMGQELAITVLLSGNLESLRKSVHVGRKRVDCVLDVHVHVSAYVPPVFGAGQSGARLALVGRGRSVAAAKYSDWVRLRKPLEQLRPPSVTELLLSDDGDHILEGTITNFFIVCRKDNGEDNGKGVHSGTNVYSSLEVQTAPVSDGVLPGVLRQLVIEVCLSKGIPFREVAPSWSMHGLWEEAFITNGLRLLQHVDAILVPSEYASLESRTYKEVSWKEKQFQDGPGMITRMIQDQKEIMEKAMLEGHLLDSS
- the LOC104454180 gene encoding uncharacterized protein LOC104454180 isoform X2 is translated as MSTCRFLLSNGVISQSSDAPTVASFLETHPGAYTTTRTHNDGSCILFWGRHLNRLINSAKILLNSEPRFLFGSSWPVDASSASSMALSVWEPGIPDLVNESTRKVLPRAMRDREMGQELAITVLLSGNLESLRKSVHVGRKRVDCVLDVHVHVSAYVPPVFGAGQSGARLALVGRGRSVAAAKYSDWVRLRKPLEQLRPPSVTELLLSDDGDHILEGTITNFFIVCRKDNGEDNGKGVHSGTNVYSSLEVQTAPVSDGVLPGVLRQLVIEVCLSKGIPFREVAPSWSMHGLWEEAFITNGLRLLQHVDAILVPSEYASLESRTYKEVSWKEKQFQDGPGMITRMIQKEIMEKAMLEGHLLDSS
- the LOC104454180 gene encoding uncharacterized protein LOC104454180 isoform X3 codes for the protein MSTCRFLLSNGVISQSSDAPTVASFLETHPGAYTTTRTHNDGSCILFWGRHLNRLINSAKILLNSEPRFLFGSSWPVDASSASSMALSVWEPGIPDLVNESTRKVLPRAMRDREMGQELAITVLLSGNLESLRKSVHVGRKRVDCVLDVHVHVSAYVPPVFGAGQSGARLALVGRGRSVAAAKYSDWVRLRKPLEQLRPPSVTELLLSDDGDHILEGTITNFFIVCRKDNGEDNGKGVHSGTNVYSSLEVQTAPVSDGVLPGVLRQLVIEVCLSKGIPFREVAPSWSMHGLWEEAFITNGLRLLQHVDAILVPSEYASLESRTYKEVSWKEKQFQDGPGMITRMIQEIMEKAMLEGHLLDSS